Proteins encoded within one genomic window of Gloeobacter kilaueensis JS1:
- a CDS encoding HEAT repeat domain-containing protein: MAASIEELRQQLASDVASDRIAAALDLRFVRSAEAAALLRQAAQDAVPLVRVYAAVGLARQDLDQAFETLVILLKSDPDGSVRAEAAGSLGLLRDRQAFEPLVDAYENDGDWIVRYSAIVALGQLAEPRSFAVFSAALDSPIEMIRDGAIGALGELGDRRAVERLLPLVGHPEAEVRRRVAVALGKIGDPASQSALGFLAKDDDPKVAEAAQSAMQALERP, translated from the coding sequence ATGGCCGCATCGATAGAAGAACTCCGCCAACAGCTTGCGAGCGACGTTGCGAGCGACCGGATCGCCGCCGCCCTGGATCTGCGCTTTGTGCGCTCAGCCGAAGCGGCTGCCCTGCTCAGACAGGCCGCCCAGGATGCGGTGCCGCTGGTGCGGGTCTACGCCGCCGTCGGCCTGGCCCGCCAGGATCTCGATCAGGCGTTCGAGACGCTGGTGATTTTGCTCAAGAGTGACCCCGACGGTTCGGTGCGCGCCGAAGCGGCGGGTTCGCTGGGCCTGTTGCGCGACCGCCAGGCTTTCGAGCCGCTCGTGGACGCCTACGAAAACGACGGCGACTGGATCGTGCGCTACAGCGCCATCGTCGCCCTCGGACAACTGGCCGAGCCGCGCAGCTTCGCTGTCTTCAGCGCTGCCCTCGATAGCCCGATCGAGATGATTCGAGACGGGGCGATCGGTGCTCTTGGCGAACTGGGGGACCGCCGCGCCGTCGAGCGACTGTTACCGCTAGTTGGCCATCCAGAAGCCGAAGTCCGCCGCCGCGTCGCCGTTGCCCTGGGCAAAATCGGCGATCCAGCGAGCCAATCCGCCCTCGGCTTTCTTGCCAAAGACGACGATCCAAAAGTCGCCGAAGCTGCTCAGAGCGCAATGCAAGCGCTGGAGCGCCCGTAA
- a CDS encoding WYL domain-containing protein: MKRKQQTITLSLGNTDKARLENLAVELGVLWGERPNITQLVKNIAQRQLLVAHNADWSEERIGALVKAADLLLDVGEADAAQALGHLLLERGEVTGPLRDRLAERFQGVQASWRGIIDRYIRQTQPFRLLYQDAAERAWQLTVRYARIRFREKRLYLEIWSEECEGNREIPGLTHNWSLRLDRLQGVEVLPAPGKWRVGPDKIEVEMHLYEGLAHAYVPRPEDAVYRWLEREPVRQVVRRVDSTFWFLREIYPYGPDCLIVGPESVRARAIERFQQTCRRYTTS, from the coding sequence GTGAAACGCAAGCAGCAGACGATCACGCTTTCATTGGGCAATACAGATAAAGCACGACTTGAGAACCTGGCCGTGGAACTGGGAGTGCTCTGGGGAGAGCGCCCAAACATCACCCAGCTTGTCAAGAACATTGCCCAACGCCAGTTGCTGGTGGCCCACAACGCCGACTGGTCGGAGGAGCGTATAGGGGCGCTGGTGAAGGCTGCCGACTTGCTTCTGGATGTGGGAGAGGCTGACGCGGCGCAGGCACTGGGGCATTTGCTTCTGGAGCGGGGAGAGGTCACAGGGCCACTGCGCGACAGGCTGGCAGAGCGTTTTCAAGGCGTTCAGGCGTCCTGGCGCGGGATTATCGACCGCTATATTCGTCAAACTCAACCGTTCCGTCTGCTCTATCAGGATGCAGCCGAGCGTGCCTGGCAGCTTACTGTCCGCTACGCCCGCATTCGCTTCCGCGAGAAGCGCCTTTATCTGGAGATCTGGAGCGAGGAGTGCGAGGGCAACAGGGAGATTCCAGGGCTGACCCACAACTGGAGCCTCCGGCTGGACCGGCTGCAGGGCGTCGAGGTACTGCCTGCGCCAGGAAAATGGCGCGTCGGGCCAGACAAGATCGAGGTAGAAATGCACCTTTATGAGGGTCTGGCGCATGCTTACGTTCCTCGCCCCGAGGATGCTGTCTATCGATGGCTGGAGAGAGAGCCTGTGCGGCAGGTCGTTCGCCGGGTCGATTCGACCTTCTGGTTTTTGCGCGAAATCTACCCCTACGGGCCCGATTGCTTGATCGTTGGACCTGAGAGCGTTCGAGCGCGGGCTATAGAGCGTTTCCAGCAGACATGCCGGCGCTACACCACCTCTTGA
- the cas3 gene encoding type I-D CRISPR-associated helicase Cas3' gives MAWHQAETLRALDDPEVDVIVNTAMTGDGKSLAAYLGVLTRDRTTIGMYPTNELARDQEGQVRGYIQQFAPSWEPRLVRVSGPELEVYAREAEIKKGAALSSLSAQREVLLTNPDIFHYLHRGAYIYDKDSSDRLWQRIDNDFELFIFDEFHVFGPPQVAAVINTLLLLRYTMGRKKFMFLSATPDPQLIERLRLAGFNVREIDPKAADCYRSPADDTEAQALTEQGWRRVSRGLELEFIRLEPSPRASEAWLRENASRILEYFLTYPGSRGAIILNSIASVKRLLPHFQAIFIAAGLTVRENTGLTGAAGRRESLEADLVLGTSTIDVGVDFKINFLVFESSDAGNFIQRLGRLGRHDGHESANGFAPFQHFKAIALAPNFFVERLFDTPEAPFSGGGTFDRFFLNEQIRAHYRQINEFSGYYKTWGAIQSLKIAYELGHTTIKAQYAEAKVAFSDACQQVFGVALSPLFGRVKGWEREWHELSGQKGNPIFDVATSFRGAGDLQCGLYDPTETHQADRFKTYGLPGVLANLQVEAWTKAEFLAALEEAEQRSGRPIARGAFKYCLAFFRLIGYREERLNWKFVYSGDIDELLQKSTAQVVRGLEVWQPENPDIREINKRLRQEGLVCFVVERPVLEVRNRLRLPMHFQIYPLADERSLYDANAPCSIAFGQSALLLDTLSARLPSPATSWIAGG, from the coding sequence TTGGCCTGGCACCAGGCCGAGACCCTGCGCGCCCTAGATGACCCGGAAGTAGATGTGATCGTCAACACGGCGATGACCGGCGACGGCAAGAGTCTGGCGGCCTACCTGGGAGTGCTGACGCGGGACCGGACAACTATTGGAATGTATCCGACCAACGAACTGGCTCGCGATCAAGAAGGGCAGGTGCGCGGCTACATCCAGCAGTTTGCTCCGAGTTGGGAACCGAGGCTGGTGCGGGTGAGTGGGCCAGAACTGGAGGTGTATGCCCGCGAGGCTGAAATCAAAAAAGGAGCGGCATTATCGAGCCTGAGTGCCCAGCGGGAAGTGCTGCTGACCAACCCAGACATTTTCCACTATCTGCACCGGGGCGCGTACATCTACGACAAAGACAGCTCGGATAGGCTCTGGCAGCGCATCGACAATGACTTCGAGCTATTCATCTTCGATGAGTTTCATGTCTTTGGTCCGCCGCAGGTCGCCGCCGTGATCAACACACTGCTTTTGCTGCGCTACACGATGGGCCGCAAAAAGTTCATGTTTCTCTCAGCAACACCGGACCCACAACTGATCGAGCGGCTGCGACTTGCCGGGTTCAACGTCCGCGAGATCGATCCGAAGGCAGCGGACTGCTATCGTTCACCCGCAGATGACACCGAAGCGCAGGCACTGACTGAGCAGGGTTGGCGACGGGTGAGCCGGGGGCTGGAGCTGGAGTTCATCCGGCTTGAACCCTCGCCTCGGGCTTCCGAAGCGTGGCTGCGGGAGAATGCCTCCCGTATCCTGGAGTATTTCCTGACCTATCCCGGCAGCCGGGGGGCGATCATTCTCAATTCGATCGCCTCGGTAAAGCGGCTCCTGCCCCACTTCCAGGCCATCTTCATAGCGGCGGGACTCACTGTGCGCGAGAACACTGGCCTTACCGGTGCAGCGGGACGGCGCGAATCGCTAGAAGCTGATCTGGTTCTGGGCACGAGCACGATCGATGTGGGCGTTGATTTCAAGATCAACTTTCTTGTCTTCGAGTCGTCGGATGCGGGCAACTTTATCCAGCGTCTGGGCCGTCTCGGTCGTCACGACGGTCATGAATCTGCTAACGGCTTTGCTCCCTTCCAGCATTTCAAAGCGATTGCTCTGGCCCCCAACTTCTTTGTCGAACGCCTCTTCGACACCCCAGAAGCACCCTTTAGTGGAGGCGGAACCTTCGATCGCTTCTTCTTAAACGAGCAGATCCGCGCCCACTACCGCCAGATCAACGAATTTAGCGGCTACTACAAGACCTGGGGAGCGATTCAGTCTCTCAAGATCGCTTATGAGCTCGGGCACACCACGATCAAGGCGCAGTATGCCGAAGCGAAAGTGGCCTTCAGCGATGCCTGCCAGCAGGTGTTCGGCGTCGCGCTATCGCCATTGTTCGGGCGGGTAAAAGGTTGGGAGCGGGAGTGGCACGAGCTGTCTGGCCAGAAGGGCAACCCGATCTTCGATGTCGCCACTTCCTTCCGGGGTGCGGGCGATCTCCAGTGCGGCCTCTACGATCCGACCGAAACTCACCAAGCCGATCGCTTCAAAACTTACGGCCTGCCTGGCGTCCTCGCCAATCTCCAGGTCGAAGCCTGGACAAAGGCAGAATTTCTGGCTGCTCTGGAAGAAGCCGAGCAGCGCAGCGGCAGGCCAATCGCCCGAGGTGCGTTCAAATATTGCCTCGCCTTCTTCCGCCTGATTGGCTACCGCGAGGAGCGCCTGAACTGGAAGTTCGTCTACAGCGGTGACATCGACGAACTGCTCCAAAAATCGACGGCGCAGGTGGTGCGTGGCCTGGAAGTCTGGCAACCGGAGAACCCGGACATCCGGGAGATCAACAAGCGCCTGCGCCAGGAAGGACTGGTCTGCTTCGTGGTGGAGCGTCCTGTGTTGGAAGTGCGCAACCGTCTGCGGCTCCCGATGCACTTTCAGATCTACCCTCTCGCCGACGAGCGCAGCCTCTACGACGCCAACGCTCCTTGTTCGATCGCCTTCGGCCAGTCGGCCCTTCTGCTGGATACATTGTCCGCTCGATTACCATCGCCAGCGACATCCTGGATCGCCGGGGGCTGA
- the cas10d gene encoding type I-D CRISPR-associated protein Cas10d/Csc3: MNFGDENEELYDESEEEDEEESLEFDAPGSEPSAAEALALRLLQGAIRAQNPDDRCMADFAEYVLPNLLRVTVGATAKGGEFFDNLDVQGIKIRRDNAADQSLATHLLNGIFPANLIEQRLEQMDTTIRRCVSERERRIVLAAFVLHDFEKFPDVTDQARGLPLEGQRQIVAEKIVQLGLDRFLDPENPDTWRTYLDDLLAIAFNTQRRWGTNWNFGAGGLRPVLPSRTLRQLTELTCLADSLASIVKHPWDAGHTKFKELLHELCEGQLVLTYHAITENRGVLTNILNNVLIDIHPAPHYTPLLYLPTGVIYLATKDAPPIDAADLPERVIERIKKLCAGELRRRQTGFGRDGKGMKFAEYYTLFFEDAGLMGVALDAVLKMMDPSKNKKPVSAARSENLKRFQSQKVLPEGFDFDFGDDTRIDQLAEFCDLVSRKIWGERRNKIEEACKKDKKLPAPEPVDLVAEICREWQLEECLPALKHIGRINESLRENNLKGNTGGVPYEWYYLAAQYLKHHPGIENVRSVCEGVIAYAARRLQPILERYPLPDGWDDLRAWVANTVVLPAQQRERELPQGTFLDELNRYQAAKKPGRGRQLICSISHSAYTVSEQMESAVLFTPQVYTNKQMLGGSNAKRNISSIAATEMMLRQILMSNTGAVGKRFEDGKYRYLYLYPTYYFTPETNRFLQKAYRAMAETRFTFKLRNHFVRKNFTADFSKANYQSVDAFLLDPELERSKDRTFKLAYPDDQPLTFYFMALPPGRDPTDTESWIMPAWLGLTLPLILDVKAVVSESPIPPFLDGSEFEETVFLDGAPQAIRSLVRNDSFRLNHLLGRNPKEPRQPPALTALTAAYAIHLDVFARQGDPKWNRLPELAFDLDTSPLYVFSYLKKWVRDQGVEAPSIDRIRLYAYSFYPCFDPEVSYIPDSEEFIVPETSPLNRPKTLTELYRRFYRAEKRYNASSRSVLRPLDDAASVVMLADPALRSDELVVLVAGGVGKLMDRVRASTAEGRWVIRDREAERLAILEFARYFVEDVFVKTFDSDRARLDGRQLNLLRDACEFLYRLEEDRELAAKPQPPGPDEPASPDESAPAA, encoded by the coding sequence ATGAATTTCGGCGATGAGAATGAAGAACTGTACGACGAAAGCGAGGAAGAAGACGAAGAAGAGTCTCTGGAATTTGACGCACCGGGCTCTGAACCTTCTGCAGCTGAAGCCCTGGCTTTGCGGTTGCTCCAGGGAGCGATCCGGGCACAGAACCCCGACGATCGCTGCATGGCAGACTTTGCCGAGTACGTTCTGCCGAACCTGTTGCGGGTGACGGTGGGAGCAACGGCGAAGGGCGGAGAATTTTTTGACAACCTGGACGTGCAGGGCATCAAAATCCGGCGGGACAATGCTGCAGACCAGTCCCTCGCTACGCATCTGTTGAACGGCATCTTCCCAGCCAATCTGATCGAACAGCGTCTGGAGCAGATGGATACGACGATCCGCCGCTGTGTCAGCGAGAGGGAACGACGGATCGTTCTGGCGGCCTTTGTGCTGCACGACTTTGAAAAGTTCCCGGATGTGACGGATCAGGCGCGGGGTTTGCCACTGGAGGGCCAGCGGCAGATTGTGGCAGAAAAAATAGTGCAACTGGGCCTCGACCGCTTTCTCGACCCGGAGAACCCGGACACCTGGCGCACTTATCTAGACGATCTTCTGGCTATCGCCTTCAACACCCAGCGGCGCTGGGGTACCAACTGGAACTTTGGGGCCGGGGGATTGAGGCCAGTTCTACCCAGCCGGACGTTGCGCCAACTGACAGAACTCACTTGTCTGGCGGACTCCCTCGCCTCGATCGTGAAGCACCCCTGGGATGCAGGTCACACCAAGTTCAAAGAACTGCTCCACGAGCTGTGCGAAGGGCAACTCGTCTTGACCTACCATGCGATCACCGAGAACCGGGGCGTGCTCACGAACATCCTCAACAACGTCCTGATCGACATTCATCCTGCACCGCACTACACGCCCCTGCTCTACCTACCCACGGGGGTAATTTATCTGGCAACCAAAGATGCCCCGCCCATCGATGCCGCTGATTTGCCGGAACGAGTCATCGAGCGGATCAAGAAGCTCTGTGCTGGGGAGTTGCGTCGCCGCCAGACGGGTTTCGGTCGCGACGGCAAGGGGATGAAGTTTGCCGAGTACTACACGCTCTTTTTTGAGGATGCGGGCCTGATGGGCGTCGCCCTGGACGCGGTGCTGAAGATGATGGACCCGAGCAAGAACAAGAAACCTGTCTCCGCAGCCCGCAGCGAAAATCTCAAGCGCTTCCAGAGCCAGAAGGTGTTGCCAGAGGGCTTCGACTTCGACTTCGGTGACGACACCCGCATCGATCAGCTGGCCGAGTTCTGCGATCTGGTAAGTCGCAAGATCTGGGGCGAGCGGCGCAACAAGATCGAGGAGGCGTGCAAGAAGGATAAAAAGCTCCCCGCTCCCGAGCCAGTAGATCTGGTCGCCGAGATCTGCCGGGAGTGGCAACTGGAAGAATGCCTGCCTGCCCTTAAACACATTGGCCGCATCAACGAGAGCCTGCGGGAGAACAACCTCAAGGGCAATACCGGCGGCGTCCCTTACGAGTGGTATTACCTGGCGGCCCAATACCTGAAGCACCACCCCGGTATCGAGAACGTGCGCTCCGTCTGCGAGGGGGTGATCGCTTACGCCGCCAGGCGATTGCAGCCAATTCTTGAGCGTTACCCTCTACCCGACGGCTGGGACGACCTGCGGGCATGGGTTGCGAACACTGTTGTTTTGCCTGCCCAGCAGCGGGAGCGCGAACTGCCCCAGGGCACCTTCCTGGACGAACTGAACCGCTATCAGGCAGCGAAGAAGCCAGGCCGGGGCCGCCAGCTCATCTGCTCGATCTCCCATAGTGCTTACACGGTGAGCGAACAGATGGAATCGGCGGTGCTCTTTACACCCCAGGTCTACACGAATAAACAGATGCTCGGCGGCTCGAACGCCAAGCGCAACATCTCCAGCATCGCCGCCACGGAGATGATGCTGCGCCAGATCCTGATGAGCAATACCGGGGCAGTGGGCAAGCGCTTCGAGGACGGCAAGTACCGTTACCTCTACCTCTATCCCACCTACTACTTCACCCCGGAGACGAACCGGTTTTTACAGAAGGCGTACCGGGCGATGGCCGAAACCCGGTTCACTTTTAAGTTGCGCAATCACTTTGTCCGCAAGAACTTTACAGCTGATTTTTCAAAGGCGAACTACCAGAGCGTGGATGCCTTTTTGCTCGACCCGGAACTGGAGCGCAGCAAGGATCGCACCTTCAAGCTCGCCTATCCCGACGACCAGCCTTTGACGTTTTACTTTATGGCGTTGCCGCCGGGGCGCGACCCCACTGATACCGAATCCTGGATCATGCCTGCCTGGCTGGGGCTGACGCTGCCGCTCATCCTCGATGTAAAGGCAGTCGTCTCCGAGTCCCCAATTCCGCCCTTTCTCGACGGCAGCGAGTTCGAGGAAACGGTATTTCTCGACGGTGCGCCCCAGGCGATTCGCTCGCTCGTTCGCAACGACAGCTTCCGGCTCAATCACCTGCTGGGTCGCAATCCGAAAGAGCCCCGGCAGCCTCCAGCCCTCACTGCCCTCACCGCTGCCTACGCCATTCACCTCGATGTGTTTGCCCGCCAGGGAGATCCGAAGTGGAATCGGCTGCCGGAGCTGGCCTTCGACCTCGATACCAGCCCGCTTTACGTCTTCAGCTATCTCAAAAAGTGGGTGCGCGATCAAGGTGTCGAAGCTCCGTCGATCGACCGGATTCGGCTCTATGCCTACTCCTTTTATCCTTGCTTCGATCCTGAAGTTTCTTACATTCCTGACTCGGAGGAGTTTATTGTGCCTGAAACCTCGCCGCTCAACCGCCCGAAAACACTCACTGAGCTGTACCGGCGCTTCTACCGCGCCGAGAAGCGCTACAACGCCAGCTCCCGCTCGGTTTTGCGTCCGCTCGACGACGCTGCCAGTGTCGTCATGCTCGCTGACCCGGCTCTTAGAAGCGATGAACTGGTCGTCCTCGTCGCCGGGGGGGTGGGCAAACTGATGGACCGCGTGCGCGCTTCTACCGCCGAGGGCCGCTGGGTGATCCGCGACCGCGAAGCAGAGCGCCTCGCCATCCTCGAATTTGCCCGCTACTTCGTCGAGGACGTGTTCGTAAAAACCTTCGACTCCGACCGGGCGCGCCTCGATGGCCGCCAGCTCAACCTGTTGCGCGACGCCTGCGAATTTCTCTATCGGCTGGAGGAGGACCGGGAACTTGCTGCAAAGCCCCAGCCCCCCGGCCCTGACGAACCAGCTTCCCCCGACGAATCGGCTCCTGCTGCTTGA
- the cas7d gene encoding type I-D CRISPR-associated protein Cas7/Csc2 encodes MALLSTLDPKYFHSAIPYKPMGKYVHFLTVRITESYPLFQTDGELNKARVRAGIQDDTPISRLAMFKRKQSTPERLVGRELLRRYEIPGAEKCEYNVEFSMNTPDCILYGFAIGDSGSEKSKVVVDTAYSITAFDGSHERFTLNAPYENGTMASKGEPGTKAGEVTSRINSQDHIKPQVFFPSIVTLKDPTEAGFLYVFNNLLRTRHYGAQTTRTGKLRNELIGVSFSDGEILSNLRWTQAIYDAMKANDTLTDPLNEDEVIQAAARTITELLAKECVVHTDLIAEAFAPVLAEVRQLTGSEAGIRRLLEQADREAKEYNKNHIKQKATKAAKES; translated from the coding sequence ATGGCCCTGCTTTCGACCCTCGATCCGAAGTACTTTCACAGCGCCATCCCCTACAAGCCGATGGGCAAGTACGTTCACTTTCTCACCGTGCGGATCACCGAGTCTTACCCGCTCTTTCAGACCGACGGCGAATTAAATAAAGCCCGCGTGCGCGCCGGGATTCAGGACGACACGCCCATCAGCCGACTCGCCATGTTCAAGCGCAAACAGTCCACCCCTGAGCGATTGGTGGGCCGGGAGTTGCTGCGCCGCTACGAGATTCCTGGAGCCGAAAAGTGCGAGTACAACGTCGAATTCTCGATGAACACGCCCGACTGCATCCTCTACGGCTTCGCCATCGGCGATTCGGGCTCCGAAAAGTCCAAGGTCGTCGTGGACACCGCCTACTCGATCACCGCCTTCGACGGCTCCCACGAGCGCTTTACCCTCAACGCGCCCTACGAGAACGGCACGATGGCCTCGAAGGGAGAGCCAGGCACCAAGGCGGGTGAGGTGACAAGCCGGATCAACTCCCAGGATCACATCAAGCCTCAGGTGTTCTTTCCGAGTATCGTCACCCTCAAAGATCCCACCGAAGCGGGCTTTCTGTACGTCTTCAACAACCTGCTGCGCACCCGCCACTACGGCGCACAGACCACCCGCACCGGCAAGTTGCGCAACGAACTGATCGGGGTGTCCTTCTCAGACGGCGAGATCCTGAGCAACCTGCGCTGGACCCAGGCCATTTACGACGCGATGAAGGCGAACGATACGCTCACTGACCCACTCAACGAGGACGAAGTGATCCAGGCTGCCGCCAGGACGATTACGGAGCTACTGGCAAAGGAGTGCGTCGTGCATACGGACTTGATCGCAGAGGCGTTCGCTCCGGTTCTGGCCGAGGTGCGGCAGTTGACCGGCAGCGAGGCGGGCATCCGCCGTCTCCTGGAGCAGGCCGACCGCGAGGCAAAGGAGTACAACAAAAACCACATCAAGCAGAAGGCCACGAAGGCTGCAAAGGAGTCGTGA
- the cas5d gene encoding type I-D CRISPR-associated protein Cas5/Csc1, giving the protein MVFVHRYCFELHDSLYFATREIGRLYETEPILHNYALCYALGLVDSDRHGTRVPEAQGYRYFSAEQVPHYAVHLEALNRAGIYVTPARTLQHTTVLNTWKYGDNRYRVEMGKTQKNIPSFGRAKEVAPGSTFEFFLIASKPLDLPRWIRLGKWLSKAELTLVNVRPLEPARSETEFVCAAPLNPLDVMFSHSVLSYDTVNMPPVSLIRNVRLRGIALDCDGIKLPGRMQFRFSAPA; this is encoded by the coding sequence ATGGTGTTTGTTCACCGCTACTGCTTCGAGCTGCACGACAGCCTCTACTTTGCCACCCGCGAGATTGGACGGCTCTACGAGACCGAACCGATCCTGCACAACTACGCCCTCTGCTACGCCCTCGGCCTGGTAGACAGCGACCGCCACGGCACCCGCGTTCCGGAGGCGCAGGGCTACCGCTACTTCAGCGCTGAGCAGGTACCACATTATGCCGTGCATCTGGAGGCTCTCAACCGGGCAGGCATCTACGTCACCCCAGCCCGAACGCTCCAGCACACCACTGTGCTCAACACCTGGAAGTACGGCGACAACCGCTACCGCGTCGAGATGGGCAAGACCCAAAAAAATATCCCGAGCTTCGGTCGGGCCAAGGAGGTCGCCCCCGGCAGCACCTTCGAGTTCTTCTTGATCGCCTCGAAACCTCTGGATTTGCCCCGCTGGATTCGGCTGGGCAAGTGGCTGAGCAAAGCGGAACTCACCCTGGTCAATGTGCGACCGCTCGAACCTGCCCGCAGCGAGACCGAATTTGTCTGTGCGGCCCCCCTCAACCCCCTGGATGTCATGTTCAGCCATTCGGTTCTGAGCTACGACACGGTGAACATGCCGCCGGTGAGTCTGATCCGCAACGTCCGGCTGCGCGGGATCGCCCTCGACTGCGACGGGATAAAACTGCCCGGACGGATGCAGTTTCGCTTTAGCGCCCCCGCCTGA
- the cas6 gene encoding CRISPR-associated endoribonuclease Cas6 yields the protein MPYSLVVNLLPREPIQPGYLEGRHLHALFLSMVNAVAPDLATHLHSDTRDKAFALSPLQTRSPDEALQTFHTRPIPAGTSCWWRIGLLDEALFSQLTQLWLNLNPRHAWHLGAANLEIASILATAQSPQPWANSQTYSALFESASAEERYLSLRFCTPTCFRQNDYDTALPTAELVFGSLLKRWQKYSPIAIPWEVIELVRRQVFPCRFAVETRRVADQRSKFIGCIGTITYEILGQVSPDLIRQINALADFALYAGVGRKTTMGMGMARRIRS from the coding sequence ATGCCCTACTCTCTGGTCGTCAACTTGCTGCCCCGCGAACCGATTCAGCCCGGTTATCTCGAAGGCCGCCACCTGCACGCGCTATTTCTCTCGATGGTCAACGCCGTCGCTCCAGATCTGGCCACCCACCTGCACAGCGATACGCGGGACAAAGCCTTCGCCCTCAGTCCCCTCCAGACGCGCTCCCCCGACGAAGCGCTTCAGACCTTTCATACCCGGCCCATCCCTGCCGGTACCTCCTGCTGGTGGCGCATTGGCCTGTTAGACGAAGCGCTTTTTAGCCAGCTCACTCAGCTCTGGCTCAACCTCAATCCCCGGCACGCCTGGCACCTGGGTGCAGCCAACCTGGAGATCGCTTCTATTCTCGCCACCGCCCAATCGCCCCAGCCCTGGGCCAACAGCCAGACCTACAGCGCACTCTTCGAGTCCGCCTCCGCCGAGGAGCGCTACCTCAGCCTGCGCTTCTGCACGCCCACCTGCTTCAGGCAAAACGACTACGACACGGCCCTGCCTACCGCTGAACTCGTCTTCGGAAGCCTGCTCAAGCGCTGGCAGAAGTATAGTCCAATTGCGATCCCCTGGGAGGTGATCGAACTGGTGCGCAGGCAGGTCTTTCCCTGTCGCTTCGCAGTCGAGACGCGGCGGGTGGCCGACCAGCGCAGCAAATTCATCGGCTGTATCGGCACGATCACCTACGAGATTCTGGGCCAGGTGTCGCCCGATCTCATCCGCCAGATCAACGCCCTGGCCGACTTTGCCCTCTACGCCGGGGTCGGGCGTAAGACGACGATGGGCATGGGCATGGCCCGGAGAATTCGATCATGA
- the cas4 gene encoding CRISPR-associated protein Cas4: MIADEQYVPIAALNQYAYCPHRCWRMFCAGGFTDNAATIEGSDLHRRVHTVGSGNRDEVQQWRGIWLRSEQYGLIGKADLIEYRENLYCPVEYKRGAQSDWDNDALQLCGQALCLEEMTGSTVPVGFIYSTRLHRREAVPLVGPVRMQTVETIAAVREMLTSGAMPPAIYSKRCEGCSLLEQCRPKLAAKVAKYQEEN, encoded by the coding sequence ATGATTGCTGATGAGCAATACGTTCCCATCGCCGCTCTCAACCAGTACGCCTACTGCCCGCACCGCTGCTGGCGCATGTTTTGCGCCGGAGGCTTTACCGACAACGCGGCGACGATCGAAGGCAGCGACCTGCACCGCCGCGTCCATACCGTCGGTAGCGGGAACCGCGACGAGGTGCAGCAATGGCGAGGCATCTGGCTGCGTTCCGAACAATACGGCCTCATCGGCAAGGCGGACTTGATCGAGTACCGGGAGAACCTGTACTGCCCGGTGGAGTACAAGCGCGGCGCTCAAAGTGACTGGGACAACGACGCGCTGCAACTGTGCGGTCAGGCGCTCTGTCTGGAGGAGATGACCGGGAGCACCGTACCGGTGGGCTTCATCTATTCGACCCGGTTGCACCGCCGGGAAGCCGTTCCTCTCGTTGGTCCTGTCCGAATGCAGACCGTCGAGACGATCGCAGCGGTGCGCGAGATGCTGACTTCCGGCGCAATGCCACCGGCCATCTACTCAAAGCGCTGCGAAGGTTGCAGTCTGCTGGAACAGTGCCGTCCGAAGCTCGCAGCAAAAGTAGCAAAGTACCAGGAGGAAAATTAA